One segment of Anopheles stephensi strain Indian chromosome 3, UCI_ANSTEP_V1.0, whole genome shotgun sequence DNA contains the following:
- the LOC118512242 gene encoding scavenger receptor class B member 1-like isoform X1, with translation MYGRSNRLCAKLSSAFLRKWWFVIAFALSLLVLGALVTFGFTAFIRTVIDHQVALRVGGQSFGWWSRPPVEPIIRIFVYNVTNADEFLNNGTKPILDELGPYVYVQTWEKVNIKENPNGTISYNQKRVYIFNEDLSGGLEDDVVIVPNIPMLSATSQSKHAARFLRLAMASIMDILKIKPFVEVSVGQLLWGYEDPLLKLAKDVVPKEQKLPYEEFGLMYGKNSTSRDTVTVFTGVDNINQYGIIDKYNGRTHQTHWLSEQCNRLNGTDGSIFPPRITKNSTLNVYEKDLCRLLPLTFEKEVTVRGGVKGYRFTPSPDVFASVEKNPNNMCYCPAGPPCAPHGLFNVSLCQYDSPILLSFPHFYMADQSLRTAVEGISPPEKDKHQLFIDVQPEMGTALRARARIQINLAVSQVVDIKQVANFPDIVFPILWFEEGIDTLPDEILDLMKLATTVPPRAKFILTIALFGLGGFLFVVAVICLVRKSHRQSTLHLEGSNYLATASVDQAKKKAKMDNGMSSKSN, from the exons atgTACGGCAGAAGTAATCGGTTATGTGCTAAACTGTCCAGCGCCTTTCTTCGAAAGTGGT GGTTTGTGATAGCATTTGCCCTCAGCCTGCTCGTGCTCGGTGCTCTAGTCACATTTGGATTCACGGCCTTTATCAGAACCGTCATCGATCATCAGGTGGCACTGCGAGTGGGCGGACAATCCTTCGGCTGGTGGTCGCGGCCTCCGGTAGAGCCGATCATCCGAATCTTTGTCTACAATGTCACGAACGCCGATGAGTTCCTGAACAACGGAACCAAACCCATACTGGATGAACTTGGACCATACGTTTACGT TCAAACATGGGAAAAGGTCAACATTAAGGAAAACCCGAACGGCACCATCAGCTACAACCAGAAGCGAGTGTACATCTTCAACGAGGACCTGTCCGGTGGGCTGGAAGACGATGTAGTCATCGTACCGAACATTCCGATGCTGAGCGCCACGTCGCAGAGTAAACACGCAGCACG GTTTCTACGACTAGCGATGGCGAGCATTATGGACATCCTGAAGATTAAACCGTTCGTGGAGGTGTCGGTCGGTCAGTTGCTGTGGGGCTACGAAGATCCGCTGCTCAAGCTGGCGAAGGACGTCGTGCCGAAGGAGCAGAAGCTACCGTACGAGGAGTTCGGCCTGATGTACGGCAAAAACAGCACCTCGAGG GACACTGTGACTGTTTTCACCGGCGTGGACAATATTAATCAGTACGGCATCATCGACAAGTATAATGGCCGAACGCATCAAACGCACTGGCTGTCGGAGCAGTGTAATCGTCTGAACGGTACGGACGGATCGATCTTCCCACCGCGAATCACCAAAAATTCGACGCTCAACGTGTACGAGAAGGATTTGTGCCGACTGTTGCCACTGACCTTCGAGAAGGAAGTTACGGTCCGAGGTGGCGTTAAGGGTTACCGATTCACACCGTCGCCGGATGTGTTTGCCTCGGTGGAGAAAAACCCGAACAACATGTGCTACTGTCCAGCCGGTCCGCCCTGTGCACCGCACGGACTGTTCAATGTGTCTCTCTGCCAGTATG ACTCGCCAATTTTGCTCAGTTTCCCGCATTTCTACATGGCTGACCAATCGCTGCGAACGGCAGTGGAGGGAATTTCGCCACCCGAAAAAGACAAGCACCAGCTGTTCATCGATGTGCAACCT GAAATGGGCACCGCGCTGAGAGCACGTGCACGAATCCAGATCAACCTTGCCGTCAGCCAGGTGGTAGACATCAAACAGGTTGCCAACTTCCCCGACATCGTCTTCCCCATCCTATGGTTCGAGGAGGGCATCGACACGCTGCCGGACGAGATACTGGACCTGATGAAGCTGGCCACAACTGTTCCGCCGCGGGCCAAGTTCATTCTGACCATCGCTCTGTTCGGGCTCGGTGGCTTCCTGTTCGTGGTGGCCGTAATCTGTCTCGTGCGAAAGTCGCACCGCCAGAGCACGCTGCATCTGGAAGGTTCCAACTATCTCGCCACGGCGTCAGTCGATCAGGCGAAGAAGAAGGCCAAGATGGACAACGGTATGAGCAGCAAGAGCAACTAG
- the LOC118512242 gene encoding scavenger receptor class B member 1-like isoform X2 codes for MFLGRRNFKLWFVIAFALSLLVLGALVTFGFTAFIRTVIDHQVALRVGGQSFGWWSRPPVEPIIRIFVYNVTNADEFLNNGTKPILDELGPYVYVQTWEKVNIKENPNGTISYNQKRVYIFNEDLSGGLEDDVVIVPNIPMLSATSQSKHAARFLRLAMASIMDILKIKPFVEVSVGQLLWGYEDPLLKLAKDVVPKEQKLPYEEFGLMYGKNSTSRDTVTVFTGVDNINQYGIIDKYNGRTHQTHWLSEQCNRLNGTDGSIFPPRITKNSTLNVYEKDLCRLLPLTFEKEVTVRGGVKGYRFTPSPDVFASVEKNPNNMCYCPAGPPCAPHGLFNVSLCQYDSPILLSFPHFYMADQSLRTAVEGISPPEKDKHQLFIDVQPEMGTALRARARIQINLAVSQVVDIKQVANFPDIVFPILWFEEGIDTLPDEILDLMKLATTVPPRAKFILTIALFGLGGFLFVVAVICLVRKSHRQSTLHLEGSNYLATASVDQAKKKAKMDNGMSSKSN; via the exons GGTTTGTGATAGCATTTGCCCTCAGCCTGCTCGTGCTCGGTGCTCTAGTCACATTTGGATTCACGGCCTTTATCAGAACCGTCATCGATCATCAGGTGGCACTGCGAGTGGGCGGACAATCCTTCGGCTGGTGGTCGCGGCCTCCGGTAGAGCCGATCATCCGAATCTTTGTCTACAATGTCACGAACGCCGATGAGTTCCTGAACAACGGAACCAAACCCATACTGGATGAACTTGGACCATACGTTTACGT TCAAACATGGGAAAAGGTCAACATTAAGGAAAACCCGAACGGCACCATCAGCTACAACCAGAAGCGAGTGTACATCTTCAACGAGGACCTGTCCGGTGGGCTGGAAGACGATGTAGTCATCGTACCGAACATTCCGATGCTGAGCGCCACGTCGCAGAGTAAACACGCAGCACG GTTTCTACGACTAGCGATGGCGAGCATTATGGACATCCTGAAGATTAAACCGTTCGTGGAGGTGTCGGTCGGTCAGTTGCTGTGGGGCTACGAAGATCCGCTGCTCAAGCTGGCGAAGGACGTCGTGCCGAAGGAGCAGAAGCTACCGTACGAGGAGTTCGGCCTGATGTACGGCAAAAACAGCACCTCGAGG GACACTGTGACTGTTTTCACCGGCGTGGACAATATTAATCAGTACGGCATCATCGACAAGTATAATGGCCGAACGCATCAAACGCACTGGCTGTCGGAGCAGTGTAATCGTCTGAACGGTACGGACGGATCGATCTTCCCACCGCGAATCACCAAAAATTCGACGCTCAACGTGTACGAGAAGGATTTGTGCCGACTGTTGCCACTGACCTTCGAGAAGGAAGTTACGGTCCGAGGTGGCGTTAAGGGTTACCGATTCACACCGTCGCCGGATGTGTTTGCCTCGGTGGAGAAAAACCCGAACAACATGTGCTACTGTCCAGCCGGTCCGCCCTGTGCACCGCACGGACTGTTCAATGTGTCTCTCTGCCAGTATG ACTCGCCAATTTTGCTCAGTTTCCCGCATTTCTACATGGCTGACCAATCGCTGCGAACGGCAGTGGAGGGAATTTCGCCACCCGAAAAAGACAAGCACCAGCTGTTCATCGATGTGCAACCT GAAATGGGCACCGCGCTGAGAGCACGTGCACGAATCCAGATCAACCTTGCCGTCAGCCAGGTGGTAGACATCAAACAGGTTGCCAACTTCCCCGACATCGTCTTCCCCATCCTATGGTTCGAGGAGGGCATCGACACGCTGCCGGACGAGATACTGGACCTGATGAAGCTGGCCACAACTGTTCCGCCGCGGGCCAAGTTCATTCTGACCATCGCTCTGTTCGGGCTCGGTGGCTTCCTGTTCGTGGTGGCCGTAATCTGTCTCGTGCGAAAGTCGCACCGCCAGAGCACGCTGCATCTGGAAGGTTCCAACTATCTCGCCACGGCGTCAGTCGATCAGGCGAAGAAGAAGGCCAAGATGGACAACGGTATGAGCAGCAAGAGCAACTAG
- the LOC118512244 gene encoding scavenger receptor class B member 1-like: protein MDVKLLKANNIAIQLPPRRKQANAKGLCIICLTTTLAIVCFTLGLFVHIYKPTQLILEDRLTMRQSMPYFKWWKTTDDVLVTCRIFIFNVTNSDRWLEGLDDQLMLDEVVPIVYRETLEHENVTFHEHNSTISYVTRRRLVFLPERNVPGILNKTIIVPNISLLGVAARMENDSYFMKRGLHFIYSISGDSVFSRMTIYDYLWNTKPPFLNQARKFVPSMVPSDNVGVLKTMYEDNEDHVNVRYGKQNGHDQFFRMNTYEYEPTVPGFSLTKGDCFASIQNSSEGATYPQNLDEQSVLIYWRKTLCRAVPLYFDRQVRKGPLTGYKYVLPDDSYDRLPNSTADCYKGQFGLLEDGMTDTSKCSHDVPIVATSPHFYARNFSAAHKIAGMKPNREQQHSYAIVDPSFGIPLDQCARTQTNLAIPTLTNYPAEFRRFSDMIIPMFWIEYHQKELPNYIVRTLQAFHVTRTIEPYLPYALYLSFILLLTVAFREAARYKMQGRISPATKYTAKRKLTSL from the exons ATGGATGTAAAGTTACTGAAAGCCAACAACATTGCGATCCAACTTCCTCCTCGAAGGAAACAGGCAAACGCCAAAG GATTATGTATAATATGCCTCACTACCACACTGGCGATCGTATGCTTCACATTGGGACTGTTTGTCCATATCTATAAGCCGACACAACTAATACTGGAAGATCGGCTGACGATGCGCCAGAGCATGCCTTACTTCAAATGGTGGAAAACCACAGACGACGTGCTG GTCACATGTCGAATATTCATCTTCAACGTCACCAACTCCGACCGCTGGCTGGAAGGGTTAGACGATCAGCTCATGCTGGACGAAGTGGTGCCGATCGTGTACCGGGAAACGCTCGAGCACGAAAACGTTACATTTCACGAGCACAATTCCACAATATCCTACGTAACCCGGCGGCGTCTGGTGTTTTTGCCCGAGCGTAATGTCCCAGGAATACTGAACAAAACGATCATCGTGCCGAACATTTCATTGCTT GGTGTTGCCGCCAGGATGGAAAACGACAGTTACTTCATGAAACGTGGACTCCATTTTATTTACTCCATATCCGGCGATTCAGTGTTCAGCCGGATGACTATTTACGACTACTTGTGGAACACGAAGCCACCGTTCTTGAACCAGGCCCGAAAGTTTGTCCCGAGTATGGTGCCGTCGGACAATGTTGGTGTACTGAAAACG ATGTACGAGGATAACGAGGATCATGTGAACGTGCGGTACGGTAAACAGAACGGACACGATCAGTTCTTTAGGATGAACACCTACGAGTACGAACCCACGGTGCCAGGGTTCAGTCTCACCAAGGGCGATTGCTTCGCTTCCATCCAGAACTCGTCCGAGGGGGCCACTTACCCACAAAACTTGGACGAACAGTCGGTACTCATTTACTGGCGCAAAACCCTCTGCCGAGCTGTGCCGCTGTACTTCGATCGACAGGTGCGGAAAGGACCGCTCACCGGGTACAAGTACGTACTGCCGGATGATTCGTACGATCGTTTGCCCAACAGTACCGCTGACTGCTACAAAGGACAGTTTGGCCTGCTCGAGGATGGAATGACGGACACCTCCAAATGTTCTCATG ATGTTCCCATCGTGGCCACGAGCCCACACTTTTATGCGCGCAATTTCTCCGCTGCACATAAGATAGCGGGCATGAAACCGAACCGGGAACAGCAGCACAGCTACGCGATTGTCGATCCGTCCTTTGGCATACCGTTGGACCAGTGTGCCCGCACCCAGACTAATCTTGCTATACCGACCCTTACCAACTATCCGGCAGAATTCAGGCGCTTCAGCGACATGATCATTCCGATGTTCTGGATTGAATAT CATCAAAAAGAATTGCCCAACTACATCGTGCGAACACTGCAAGCATTTCACGTGACACGTACCATCGAACCGTACCTGCCCTACGCGCTGTACCTGTCCTTCATCTTGCTACTAACGGTCGCGTTCCGGGAGGCAGCGCGCTATAAAATGCAGGGCAGGATATCACCGGCAACAAAGTATACGGCGAAACGCAAGCTGACCAGTCTTTAG
- the LOC118512243 gene encoding uncharacterized protein LOC118512243 has protein sequence MLSERKYCYCHPSSEEKHGGGSVSTMAGDVFCEWSKQPPPPPSPLQHNCSIPDVSEKLANLSMVDRELPEGCAAVYATAHKRPSIFENAISALSTLFGLPPRNGTKLDMDMPSSHCLAEKEQYLKQAFIIPSTPCIPIFETNKNGKGQLTVPLDYSSTVDDISMTPAGVYVQDMASSECSTLRPGGRGPKRRKDSSKAKQHAHAGSVASGKGCDKNRKGKKRHALRRDILSDNRTLSFDDCYGYDYREAAVSSLPVDIRHPLPQRCHSAAFSPASTGSVGSFQDALQDVGPVDHNVVHQLTCSVSPSCNPPQSIPAKQTLNGPPATETMNTTVITEDHQQQQKCDMMEPKQAGYVVFTDYDVFTTPSASPARRRPRNLCDVISYALNHHRPVDEDEDEERLDHSDYTSDDFTDDEGEVDGLEYDDDDDDDDDDDDSVVFCEDFDDLNDDSNSSSGIDEKKVRFNMQPVVHVMRAWDFAYRQARKGDWEMAARDRERFRKRVADLEPVLGPALQSTLRDKIYAERFSGQDKHAQELNFDVHCN, from the exons ATGCTCTCCGAACGCAAATACTGTTACTGCCACCCGTCGTCGGAGGAAAAGCACGGCGGAGGATCTGTTTCGACCATGGCGGGCGATGTATTCTGTGAATGGTccaaacaaccaccaccaccaccatcaccactgcAGCACAATTGCTCCATACCAGATGTGAGCGAAAAGCTGGCCAACCTTAGCATGGTTGACCGTGAACTTCCCGAAGGTTGTGCTGCTGTCTACGCCACTGCACACAAGCGTCCCAGCATATTCGAAAACGCAATCAGTGCGCTGAGTACCTTGTTCGGTTTGCCGCCCCGTAACGGAACCAAACTAGACATGGACATGCCTTCCTCGCATTGCTTGGCCGAAAAGGAGCAATATTTGAAGCAAGCGTTCATCATCCCCTCGACACCCTGCATACCAATCTTCGAGACGAACAAGAACGGCAAGGGTCAGCTGACAGTGCCGCTGGACTACAGCAGCACCGTGGACGATATTTCCATGACCCCGGCAGGCGTCTACGTGCAGGACATGGCGAGCAGTGAGTGTAGCACTTTGCGGCCGGGCGGCCGTGGTCCGAAACGACGTAAGGATTCATCCAAAGCGAAGCAACATGCACACGCGGGCAGCGTGGCCAGTGGCAAAGGCTGTGATAAAAaccgaaagggaaagaaaCGGCACGCTCTGCGACGGGACATATTGAGCGATAATCGAACCTTATCGTTCGACGATTGCTACGGTTACGATTACCGGGAAGCAGCAGTGTCCAGCCTGCCGGTGGACATACGACACCCGCTGCCCCAACGGTGTCATTCGGCAGCTTTCAGTCCGGCGTCGACGGGGAGCGTGGGCAGTTTTCAAGATGCGTTGCAAGACGTTGGTCCGGTGGACCATAATGTTGTGCACCAGCTTACGTGTTCCGTGTCACCGAGCTGCAATCCGCCGCAAAGCATCCCTGCCAAACAAACGTTAAATGGTCCTCCTGCCACGGAAACGATGAACACCACCGTGATCACCGAGGatcaccaacagcaacagaaatgTGATATGATGGAGCCTAAGCAGGCTGGATACGTGGTGTTCACCGATTACGACGTGTTTACGACCCCGTCGGCCAGTCCGGCCCGCCGACGTCCTCGTAACCTGTGCGACGTGATTAGCTATGCGCTGAACCACCATCGGCCTGTGGATGAGGACGAAGATGAGGAACGGCTCGATCACAGTGATTACACTAGCGATGACTTTACCGACGACGAGGGCGAAGTCGACGGGCTTgaatatgatgatgatgatgatgatgatgatgatgacgacgacagTGTCGTTTTCTGCGAAGATTTCGACGACCTGAACGATGATTCTAACTCTTCGTCTGGAATCGATGAAAAGAAG GTGCGCTTCAACATGCAACCGGTGGTGCACGTGATGCGAGCGTGGGACTTTGCTTACCGGCAGGCACGCAAGGGGGATTGGGAGATGGCAGCCAGAGACCGTGAACGATTCCGGAAGCGGGTCGCCGATCTAGAACCGGTGCTGGGACCAGCACTACAGTCAACGTTACGTGATAAAATTTATGCCGAACGGTTTAGCGGGCAGGATAAACACGCGCAAGAGCTTAACTTCGATGTGCATTGCAACTAA
- the LOC118512245 gene encoding J domain-containing protein CG6693-like gives MSIQTLEKCEKYFGTKDIYKLFGIEKSETIPDIRKAYYRLLLQDHPDAASESDKPVAVEKAKLLATLYNILGDPDALAQYNEHGVIDAETEAAVNGKYNGLFRKPVMAEDIDIYHECYKGSRKERADIKEDYLKGKGCITYMMKHLQFINCEDEPRLIAIVQAMIDSKEVPEYETFTKEPAEKRNRRHKRLAREAAMAQQLRKKDQRGLDRATYEQKLVTERQAAFVEMINSMEARYQDAQKETEVSLDAL, from the exons ATGTCAATCCAAACGCTGGAAAAATGTGAGAAGTACTTCGGTACGAAGGATATCTATAAATTGTTCGGTATCGAGAAAAGCGAGACAATTCCAGACA TCAGAAAAGCGTACTATCGACTCTTGCTGCAGGACCATCCTGACGCGGCTTCCGAAAGCGACAAGCCAGTGGCGGTCGAGAAAGCGAAACTGCTCGCCACACTGTACAACATCCTCGGCGATCCGGATGCGCTCGCTCAATACAACGAGCATGGCGTCATCGATGCGGAAACCGAAGCTGCTGTAAATGGGAAGTACAACGGGCTGTTTCGCAAACCAGTAATGGCGGAAGATATCGACATCTACCATGAGTGCTACAAAGGGTCTCGGAAGGAGAGGGCCGATATCAAGGAGGACTACCTGAAAGGAAAGGGTTGCATAACCTACATGATGAAGCATCTGCAATTCATAAACTGTGAAGACGAACCGCGGCTTATCGCAATAGTGCAAGCAATGATCGATTCGAAGGAGGTACCGGAGTACGAGACTTTTACGAAGGAACCGGCAGAGAAGCGCAACCGTCGGCACAAGCGGTTGGCCCGTGAAGCTGCAATGGCCCAGCAGCTGCGGAAGAAAGATCAGCGAGGTCTGGATCGGGCCACATACGAGCAAAAGCTGGTAACCGAGCGACAGGCTGCGTTCGTCGAGATGATTAACTCCATGGAGGCAAGATACCAGGACGCCCAGAAAGAAACGGAAGTTAGCTTGGATGCTCTGTAA
- the LOC118512249 gene encoding J domain-containing protein CG6693-like: protein MSIQTLEKCEKYFGTKDIYKLFGIEKSETIPDIRKAYYRLLLQDHPGAASESDKPVAIEKAKLLETLYYVLGDPDALAQYNEHGVIDAETEAAVNEKYNGLFRRPATMEDIDIYHECYKGSRKEWADIKKEYLKGKGCINWMMKHLQFMQYIDEPRLIAIVQAMIDSKEVPEYETFTKEPAEKRYCRHLQFILEAGIVYMLRKKEQRGLDRAKDEQTLAAERQVAFDEIMNSIEARYRDAQKQKGNCRQY from the exons ATGTCAATCCAAACGCTGGAAAAATGTGAGAAGTACTTCGGTACGAAGGATATCTATAAATTGTTCGGTATCGAGAAAAGCGAGACAATTCCAGACA TCAGAAAAGCGTACTATCGACTCTTGCTGCAGGACCATCCTGGCGCGGCTTCCGAAAGCGACAAGCCAGTGGCGATCGAGAAAGCGAAACTACTCGAAACTCTGTACTACGTCCTCGGCGATCCGGATGCGCTCGCTCAATACAACGAGCATGGCGTCATCGATGCGGAAACCGAAGCTGCTGTAAATGAGAAGTACAACGGGCTGTTTCGCAGACCAGCAACGATGGAAGATATCGACATCTACCATGAGTGCTACAAAGGGTCTCGTAAGGAGTGGGCCGACATCAAGAAGGAGTACCTGAAAGGAAAGGGTTGCATAAACTGGATGATGAAGCATCTGCAATTCATGCAGTACATAGACGAGCCGCGGCTTATCGCAATAGTGCAAGCAATGATCGATTCGAAGGAGGTACCGGAGTACGAGACTTTTACGAAGGAACCGGCAGAGAAGCGCTACTGTCGGCACTTGCAGTTTATTCTTGAGGCTGGAATAGTCTACATGCTGCGGAAGAAAGAACAGCGAGGTCTGGATCGGGCCAAAGACGAGCAGACGCTAGCGGCCGAGAGACAGGTTGCGTTCGACGAAATAATGAACTCCATAGAGGCAAGATACCGAGATGCCcagaaacaaaaaggaaattgCCGACAATACTAA
- the LOC118512248 gene encoding J domain-containing protein CG6693-like, giving the protein MSGTLDVCEKYYGTRNIYELFGVEKNASVQEIKKAYYRLSLQTHPDRVPEGDKKEATEKFKMLSKLYTILSDKDSRAIYDERGVVDDDDDARTNWMDRWQQFFKPLTTEDIQNYQASYTGSETERNDIKRAYLGKKGCINYMMQTVPFMTCEDEPRIAKIVQEMIDQKEVPEYAIFTKEPKEKRKRRHGKYAREAKLAKEIVRQQESTASLEQQIALKRKSAFSSLIESLEAKYGSGKDEADDLFELDEEPPKKRKMQRKQSASAAKPAVKKKAAAAASGRKTRSSK; this is encoded by the exons ATGTCGGGAACGCTCGATGTGTGTGAAAAGTACTACGGTACGAGAAATATTTACGAATTGTTTGGAGTCGAGAAAAATGCGTCGGTGCAGGAGA TCAAGAAAGCGTACTATCGACTGTCCCTACAAACACACCCTGACCGTGTGCCGGAGGGCGACAAAAAGGAGGCGACCGAGAAATTTAAAATGCTAAGCAAATTGTACACCATCCTCAGCGACAAGGATTCGCGCGCTATATACGACGAACGCGGCGTcgtcgacgatgacgacgatgccAGGACGAATTGGATGGATAGGTGGCAACAGTTTTTCAAGCCGCTGACCACGGAAGACATCCAAAATTACCAGGCAAGCTATACCGGCTCGGAGACGGAACGGAACGACATCAAGCGGGCGTACCTTGGCAAGAAGGGTTGCATCAACTACATGATGCAGACGGTCCCGTTCATGACGTGCGAAGATGAACCACGCATCGCCAAAATCGTGCAGGAAATGATCGACCAAAAGGAGGTGCCGGAGTATGCGATCTTCACCAAGGAACCGAAAGAGAAGCGCAAACGTCGGCACGGAAAGTACGCTCGTGAAGCCAAACTAGCGAAGGAGATCGTGCGGCAGCAGGAGAGTACGGCCTCGCTCGAACAACAGATTGCGCTCAAGCGAAAGAGTGCCTTCAGTTCCTTGATTGAATCACTGGAAGCTAAATACGGCAGCGGTAAGGATGAAGCGGACGACCTGTTTGAGCTCGACGAGGAACCACCGAAAAAGCGGAAGATGCAGCGAAAACAAAGCGCGAGTGCCGCCAAGCCTGCTGTTAAAAagaaggcagcagcagcagcttcgggCAGAAAGACCAGATCGTCCAAATAG